Part of the Streptomyces antimycoticus genome, CATCCCGGACAGGCCGCTCGTCCCGGCGCAGGACCGCCCCACCGTCGCGCTCACCCCGGTGCCCGAGCCCGAGCACGGCCCGCTCGCCGAGGACGAGGGGCCCGGCCCGCTGTATGTCGTGGGCGATGTCCACGGCTACCACGACGAGCTGCGCGAGGCGCTCGCCGCCGAGGGCCTGATCGACCCCAAGGGCAACTGGGCCGCGGGCAACGCCCGGTTGTGGTTCCTCGGCGACTTCACCGACCGCGGTCCGGACGGCATCGGCGTCATCGACCTGGTCATGCAGCTCTCCGCCGAGGCCGCGGCCGCGGGCGGCTACTGCAAGGCGCTGATGGGCAATCATGAGCTGCTGCTGATCGGCGCCAAGCGGTTCGGCGACACGCCCGTCAACTCCGGTGCCGGAACCGCCTCCTTCCAGGCCGCCTGGCTGCTCAACGGCGGCCAGCGCAGCGACATGGAGCGGCTGGAGGACCACCACCTCCAGTGGATGTCCCGGCTGGACGCGATGGCGGAGGAGGACGGGCATCTGCTGGTCCACTCCGACACCACCGCCTATCTGGATTACGGCGACTCGATCGAGGCCGTCAACGACACCGTCACCGAGACGCTGCAGCGCAGCGACGCCGACGAGTGCTGGGACCTGTTCCGCAAATTCACCAAGCGGTTCGCCTTCCGCGACGAGGACACCGGGCCCCTGGCGGCCCGCGAATTGCTCGACACCTACGGCGGGGAGCGCATCGTCCACGGTCACAGCCCCATCCCGTATCTGCTCGGCGAGGTCGGCTCCGAGGACGGCGAGGACGGCGGCACACCCGCGGTCGAGGGCCCGCATGTCTACGCGGACAATCTCGCCGTGGCCATGGACGGCGGCGTCACCATGGCCGGAAAACTGCTGGTCGTCCAACTTCCCCTGACCGACTGAGGATTCAGCGGACGCTGCCCGGGGCAGATAGAGAGCTTCACCGGCGCGGGAGCAATTCCCGAAACTTGCTGTCACCCCGCGCCGGATCGGCTCTACCATCGGCTTATCCGTCGCAGGCTCTCCTCCGTTTCCGCCCGACTGCCCGGCGCAAGCCGGCGTCA contains:
- a CDS encoding metallophosphoesterase; this translates as MVEGSMTQGAGLEATAGTTAAIPPVPAYGVPTPPMSTHGAPTSPMPAYGAFTPPGMVAPGAVPPGPAPAAPGPAAPVPPPAPAPGAPAPGAPAPGVPVPGTPEAPAPAAPPPAEYTPTERLPVMGPGHTIPDRPLVPAQDRPTVALTPVPEPEHGPLAEDEGPGPLYVVGDVHGYHDELREALAAEGLIDPKGNWAAGNARLWFLGDFTDRGPDGIGVIDLVMQLSAEAAAAGGYCKALMGNHELLLIGAKRFGDTPVNSGAGTASFQAAWLLNGGQRSDMERLEDHHLQWMSRLDAMAEEDGHLLVHSDTTAYLDYGDSIEAVNDTVTETLQRSDADECWDLFRKFTKRFAFRDEDTGPLAARELLDTYGGERIVHGHSPIPYLLGEVGSEDGEDGGTPAVEGPHVYADNLAVAMDGGVTMAGKLLVVQLPLTD